Proteins encoded within one genomic window of Verrucomicrobiota bacterium:
- a CDS encoding YqgE/AlgH family protein — MGKTFKSLQGQLLLDGGSLAGSFFSRTVVLICQHDAEGAFGLVLNRPADATVGAALTVKVPETLREQPLFVGGPVQPSALSYLHSDVFLPEASVLPNLNLDHSVDTLMELAESFSPTRKIKVFAGYAGWSPGQLDDEMKRKAWLTHPASLELVFSAKPEDLWRHILRQKGWQYTLLAESPEDLARN; from the coding sequence ATGGGCAAGACATTCAAATCATTGCAAGGGCAGTTGCTGCTGGATGGCGGGAGTCTGGCCGGCTCCTTCTTTAGCCGGACGGTGGTGCTTATCTGCCAGCACGACGCGGAAGGGGCTTTTGGCTTGGTGCTGAATCGTCCGGCGGATGCCACGGTAGGGGCGGCGTTGACGGTGAAGGTGCCGGAGACCCTGCGCGAACAGCCGCTGTTTGTCGGCGGTCCGGTGCAGCCTTCGGCACTCAGTTACCTGCACTCGGATGTTTTTTTGCCCGAAGCCAGTGTGTTGCCCAATTTAAATCTGGACCATTCCGTGGATACGCTGATGGAACTGGCGGAGTCGTTTTCACCCACCCGCAAAATCAAAGTGTTTGCCGGATACGCTGGCTGGAGCCCGGGCCAGTTGGACGATGAAATGAAGCGCAAAGCCTGGCTGACGCATCCGGCCTCGCTGGAGTTGGTTTTTTCAGCCAAGCCGGAAGATTTGTGGCGGCATATTCTCCGCCAGAAAGGATGGCAATACACCTTGCTGGCGGAGTCGCCCGAAGATTTGGCCAGGAATTAG
- the uxaC gene encoding glucuronate isomerase: protein MKKQPFIHEDFLLETKTARTLYHKYAADLPIIDYHCHLPPDQVARNHQFKNLAEIWLYGDHYKWRAMRSNGVAERFCTGDASDWEKFQKWAETVPQTLRNPLYHWTHLELNRPFGIHNRLLNADTAKGIWDECNKKLAQPKFSCRGIMKQMKVEVVCTTDDPVHSLEHHKAIADDPSFGIKVLPTWRPDKAMAVESVENFNAYVDQLAAAANVNIKDYASFMQALRVRQDFFESVGCRLSDHGLETFYAEEYTEAEIKASFAKIRARKPLAPQEILKFKSAMLFEFGVMDAEKGWTQQFHFGALRNNNTRLFRKIGADIGCDSIGDFEVGRPLTKFLDRLDQHGKLARTILYNLNPRDNELIATMIGNFQDGEIAGKLQFGSGWWFLDQLDGMTRQIESLSQLGLLSRFVGMLTDSRSFLSYTRHEYFRRLLCNLLGNDMNRGLVPNDEAMIGSLVQDICYRNARNYFGFFAEPAKDRSAEPSQCCCGCAK, encoded by the coding sequence ATGAAAAAACAGCCATTTATCCATGAGGATTTCCTTTTGGAAACGAAGACGGCCCGCACGCTGTACCATAAGTACGCGGCGGACCTGCCAATCATTGATTATCATTGTCACCTGCCGCCGGACCAGGTGGCGCGGAATCATCAGTTCAAAAACCTCGCAGAAATCTGGTTGTACGGCGACCATTATAAATGGCGGGCCATGCGGAGCAACGGGGTCGCGGAGCGCTTCTGCACCGGGGACGCCTCGGATTGGGAAAAGTTCCAGAAATGGGCGGAAACGGTGCCGCAAACCCTGCGGAATCCGCTCTACCATTGGACGCACCTTGAACTCAACCGGCCTTTTGGCATTCATAACCGCCTGTTAAACGCGGATACCGCCAAAGGCATCTGGGACGAGTGCAACAAGAAGCTCGCCCAGCCGAAATTTTCCTGCCGGGGCATCATGAAACAAATGAAGGTCGAAGTGGTCTGCACCACGGATGACCCGGTGCATTCGCTCGAACATCATAAGGCCATTGCGGATGACCCGTCGTTTGGCATCAAAGTGCTGCCCACCTGGCGTCCGGATAAGGCCATGGCAGTTGAATCCGTGGAGAATTTCAACGCCTACGTGGATCAGCTCGCCGCCGCCGCCAACGTGAACATCAAGGACTACGCCTCATTCATGCAGGCGTTGCGGGTGCGGCAGGATTTCTTTGAAAGTGTGGGCTGCCGGTTGTCGGATCACGGTCTGGAGACTTTTTACGCCGAGGAGTACACCGAGGCAGAAATCAAGGCCAGCTTTGCAAAAATCCGCGCGCGCAAACCGCTGGCACCGCAGGAAATCCTCAAATTCAAGTCCGCCATGCTGTTCGAGTTTGGCGTGATGGATGCCGAAAAGGGCTGGACCCAGCAATTCCATTTTGGCGCGTTGCGCAACAACAACACCCGCCTGTTCCGCAAGATCGGGGCGGACATCGGGTGTGATTCCATCGGCGACTTTGAAGTGGGGCGCCCACTCACCAAGTTCCTGGACCGGCTGGATCAACACGGCAAGCTGGCGCGCACGATTCTCTACAACCTGAATCCCCGCGACAACGAACTCATCGCCACCATGATCGGCAACTTCCAGGACGGCGAAATTGCCGGCAAGCTGCAATTCGGCAGTGGCTGGTGGTTCCTGGATCAACTGGACGGCATGACCCGCCAGATTGAATCGCTTTCGCAGCTCGGGTTGCTCAGCCGCTTTGTGGGCATGCTCACGGACAGCCGGTCCTTCCTGTCATACACCCGGCATGAATATTTCCGCCGCCTGCTCTGCAATCTCCTGGGTAACGATATGAATCGCGGGCTGGTGCCGAATGATGAGGCGATGATCGGCTCGCTGGTACAGGATATTTGCTACCGGAACGCCCGGAATTACTTCGGCTTCTTTGCCGAACCCGCGAAGGACCGTTCCGCAGAACCATCGCAGTGCTGCTGCGGCTGCGCGAAGTAG